From the genome of Streptomyces sp. NBC_01304:
CCGCTGCTCGGCGAGTTCCTGATGTCCGTCGGGGGCGGCCTCGCGCTCGCGGCCTTCGTGGCGATGACCGGCTTCTTCCTCCTCGGCTCCCTGGTCACCGCCCGGCTGCTGCCCCGCGTCGGGCCCGGCGCCATGCTGGTGCCGGGGCTGCTGGTCGCGGCCGTCGGTGTGCTGCTGATCCAGCTGGCCATGGAGTCCGCCTCCGGCGCCTTCCCCAGCATGATCTGCCTCAGCCTCGGCCTGGGCATGGCCGGCACGGTCCTCTACTCGACCGCCACCGACGGCACCGCCCCGCACGACTCCGGCGGCCGGGCCGGCCTGGTCGTCGCGCACCAGGCGGTGGGCGCTTCACTCGGTCTGGCCTTGTTCGGCACGGCGGGCGGGTGGGTCGAGCTGAGGGCCGACGACCCCGCGTTCCTGTACCAGTCGGCCGGCGGCCTGCTGGTCGCGGCGCTGGTCGGAGGGCTGCTGATCCGCGGGCAGGGCTCGGCGGGCGGTCTTGCGCCGGGCGCTCCCGACTGGTCCGCGGCCACTCGCACGATGCAGGGCGGTAGCCCCGGCGGCCCGACCTTCCGTTCGCCCTGAGCCGGGGGGATGATCGTGCTCCACCAACTCACCCTGTATTCCCGGGCGTTCGGATAGCGAGATTTCTGTGGACCAGCTGATCACCGAAGACCCGACGCGCATAGGTCCCTACCGCCTGATCGCCCGCCTGGGCGAGGGCGGCATGGGCCGTGTCTACCTGGCCCGCTCCGAAGGCGGGCGGACCGTCGCGGTCAAGGTCATCCAGGCCGACTTCGCCCAACACCCCGAGTTCCGCGCCCGGTTCGCCCGCGAGGTGGGCGCGGCGCGGCGGGTGGGCGGGGCCTGGACGGCGGGTGTGCTCGACGCGGACACGGACGCGGCGACGCCCTGGGTCGTCACGCAGTACGTTCCCGGGCCGGACCTGCACACCGTCGTCGCCGAGCAGCACGGGCCGCTGCCCGAGCACTCGGTCCGGGTCCTCGCCAACCGCCTCGCGCTCGCCCTGGAGGCCATTCACCAGGTGGGCCTGGTCCACCGCGACCTCAAGCCGTCCAACGTCCTCGTCACCGTCGACGGCCCGCGCGTCATCGACTTCGGCATCGCACGCGCCCTGGACAGCATCACCGGGGACAGCCTCCTGACCCGCACCGGCATGCTGATCGGCTCCCCCGGCTTCATGTCGCCGGAGCAGGTGCGCGGCCTCGAAGTCACCGCCGCGTCCGACGTGTTCTGCCTGGGCTCGGTCCTCGCGTACGCGGCCACCGGGCGCCAGCCCTTCGGGGCGACCGGCAACGGGCTGCACGCGCAGCTGTTCCGGGTCGCCGAGGAGGAACCGGACCTGGACGGGGTGCCGGAGGCGCTGCTCGGGCTCGTACGCGCATGCCTGGAGAAGGACCCGGCCCGGCGCCCCACGCCCGAACAGATCGCCGCCCGCACCACCACGGAAGGCGCCGGCGAATGGCTGCCGGGCAGGCTGCTCGGCCAACTGGGGCGACACGCTGCCCAGTTGCTGGACTTCGACCCACTACGACCGCACACGGCCGTCGTGCCCGCCCCGGCCTCCACCCCGAAACCGGAACCGGAACCAACCCCGGAACCGACCCCGGAACCGACCCCACCGCCGACCCGGACCGCGCCCCTACCCTCACCCGCTCAAGCGCCCGCCACGCCTCCGCAGGTCGCGCTTGCCTCTGCGCCTACCGTCGGGCCCGGATACGACGGGCCGACGCGCACGCCCACGCGCACACCCGCACCCACACCAAGTCCGGCGCCGAACCGACTCCGTCGCCGGGCCGACATGGCCGGGGCAGCCGTCGTCGCCGCCCTCATCGCCGCCGGAGCGGGACTGCTCGCGCTCAGTCCGTGGCAGGACGACAACAAGGGCTCAGGGGACAACACCCCCGCGCTGAGCGCTCCGCGTGCGTTCCACGGGTCCTGGGAGGCGGTCGTCGACCGCAAGGACGGGCTCACGCTCCAGGGGGTGACCGCGCGACTGGTGATCAACAAGAGGAACGTCGAGTACGCCGTGCTGAACGAGGAACGGCTGTGTGTCTGGGACAGCACCATCACTGCGGTGCAGGCCGACTCGATCACACTCGGCAACAGCAAGCTGAAGAGTGCGAGCCCCAAGTCCGAGTCGGGGCGCTGCGAGGAGAGCACGGGCACACTCACCTCCGGCACGGGTGGAGCGCTCGCGTGGTCGGACGCGGCGGACCCGGAATCGGCCCCGGGCTCGACATACGGCCCTGTCATGTTCGACAAGGCGTCGGCGGCCGCGAGGAGCCCGCTGGCCAAGGCCTATCGGGGCTCCTGGAACGGCCGAGGCGAGGACGGCACGTACCGCTTCGAGTTCACACTCGGCGAAGGGGCCACCAAGCGCGGCGTGCGTTTCGTGACCACCGGCAAGGACGGTGCCGGCACCGTGCGCAAATGCGTCTACACGGCCCAGGCGTTCTCCCAGGAGTGGTCCCTGCTGCGCACCCCGCCCGCCGAACTCGTCGACAGCAAGTCGCCGACGGGCTGCGCGCAGTACGCGCCCACACTGAGCTTCCAGGCAGTCGAGGGCGACGACGGGCGGGAGCTCTCGTTCCGGCCCGTCGCCGGCGAGACCGCGCCCACGATGGACGCCCTGCACTGGAAGGCGAATTTGGACTAGCTTCTTCCCGTGGACCAGCTGATCGCCGAAGACCCGACGCACATAGGCCCCTACCGCCTCATCGCCCGCCTCGGCGCGGGCGGCATGGGCCTGGTCTATCTGGGCCGTTCGGATGTCGGCCGGACCGTCGCGGTCAAGGTCGTGCAGGCCGAGTACGCCAAGGACCCCGAGTTCCGGCGGCGGTTCGCGCACGAGGTCGCGGCCGCGCGGCGGGTGGGCGGGGCGTGGACGGCGGCCGTGCTCGACGCCGACACCGAGGCGCGGGTGCCCTGGGTCGCGACGCAGTACGTCGCCGGACCTTCGCTGTATGACGTGGTGGCGCGGGACTTCGGGCCGCTGCCGGAGGATTCGGTACGTTCCCTCGCGGGCGGTCTGGCGCGGGCGTTGAGCGACATCCATGCGGCGCGACTGATCCACCGCGACCTCAAGCCGCAGAACGTCCTGGTGACGGTGGACGGGCCGCGCGTCATCGACTTCGGCATCGCGCGGGCCCTGGAGACCCTGGCCGAGGGCGCGTTGACGCGCACGGGCGC
Proteins encoded in this window:
- a CDS encoding serine/threonine-protein kinase, whose translation is MDQLITEDPTRIGPYRLIARLGEGGMGRVYLARSEGGRTVAVKVIQADFAQHPEFRARFAREVGAARRVGGAWTAGVLDADTDAATPWVVTQYVPGPDLHTVVAEQHGPLPEHSVRVLANRLALALEAIHQVGLVHRDLKPSNVLVTVDGPRVIDFGIARALDSITGDSLLTRTGMLIGSPGFMSPEQVRGLEVTAASDVFCLGSVLAYAATGRQPFGATGNGLHAQLFRVAEEEPDLDGVPEALLGLVRACLEKDPARRPTPEQIAARTTTEGAGEWLPGRLLGQLGRHAAQLLDFDPLRPHTAVVPAPASTPKPEPEPTPEPTPEPTPPPTRTAPLPSPAQAPATPPQVALASAPTVGPGYDGPTRTPTRTPAPTPSPAPNRLRRRADMAGAAVVAALIAAGAGLLALSPWQDDNKGSGDNTPALSAPRAFHGSWEAVVDRKDGLTLQGVTARLVINKRNVEYAVLNEERLCVWDSTITAVQADSITLGNSKLKSASPKSESGRCEESTGTLTSGTGGALAWSDAADPESAPGSTYGPVMFDKASAAARSPLAKAYRGSWNGRGEDGTYRFEFTLGEGATKRGVRFVTTGKDGAGTVRKCVYTAQAFSQEWSLLRTPPAELVDSKSPTGCAQYAPTLSFQAVEGDDGRELSFRPVAGETAPTMDALHWKANLD